A genomic region of Solanum dulcamara chromosome 2, daSolDulc1.2, whole genome shotgun sequence contains the following coding sequences:
- the LOC129880232 gene encoding thioredoxin H2-like: protein MGANYSSTWHEAYNMPITPQIKRSQVIAFHSSTKWKLHFGSLKDTNKLIVIDFTATWCGPCKYMEPVINDFAAKYTDIEFVKIDVDELADVAQEYGVQAMPTFVLIKKGKVVDKIVGADKDGLQKKIQKHKATYI from the exons atgggTGCTAACTACTCATCAACATGGCATGAAGCTTATAATATGCCAATCACACCACAAATCAAGAGGTCTCAAGTCATTGCTTTCCACTCTTCAACAAAATGGAAGCTCCATTTTGGTTCTTTGAAAGATACAAACAAACTG ATTGTTATCGACTTCACAGCTACATGGTGTGGTCCTTGCAAATACATGGAACCAGTTATCAATGACTTTGCTGCTAAATATACAGACATTGAGTTTGTCAAGATTGATGTTGATGAACTGGCT GATGTAGCTCAAGAATACGGGGTTCAAGCAATGCCAACGTTCGTGCTCATAAAGAAGGGCAAGGTAGTTGACAAGATTGTTGGAGCAGACAAGGATGGGCTACAGAAGAAGATTCAGAAACACAAAGCTACCTACATCTAA